Part of the Hippea jasoniae genome, CCTCGTAGGCTCCTCTTTGGCCTTTCTCATCTCTTGGTGAAGCATTCCATGTTGAAGGCACAACAACCTGATAGTGGGTTACATTTTTACCCTTGATCCTGACGAAATGGGCAAGTGAACCCCTTGGTGCCTCATAGAGTGCAACCGCTGTATTTGTCTCCTTCTCAGGATACTCAAACCTTGTCCAAGTTCTTTCATCGCCCTGCTTTAGGTTTTTAACTAAATCGTCAACCCATCTGTATGCACCAGCCCAGATATAAGCTGTTTCTAAAGCCCTTGCCGCTGTCCTTCCTACGGTTGAGAACATCTGATTTATATTGGCGTTATGTTTATTAAGATAAATCTGCAACATTTCACGCATATTATTATGATTGAGGGCATAACCAACTAACTGCCTTGATAGAGGACCAACCTCCATCATCTTGCCTTTATATCGTGGAGCCTTTACCCAACTGTATTTGCCCTCTCCTTTAACCGTGCCGTCACTGTTTAGACCTGTGTATTCAGGAACAGTCTGCTCATCACCCGGGTATAAACCTTTATCTGGTCCCTTATACCATGAATGAGCAATACTTTCTGTGATAAACTTCTCATCAACCTTTTCAACTGTTGTCAGATCCCTGTTGAAAATAACACCCTGCGGTAGATATCTGTATTCTGCCTCCCAGTCGTTTGTCTCTGGAAAACCACCGTAGCTTAAAAAGTTATAAGAGCCGCAGCCCCACCCTTCAACAAATTCATCCTTGTAGAAGTGTGTAATCAAATCTATATCTGCAAGGTAGGCATGCTGAATGAACTCTCCTACCTTATCAAGTTTGGATGTATACTCACCCAATCTTCTTGCATCAAGCATATCCATAACGCTTGTTATACCACCAACAACGAGGCTTTGTGGATGCGGGTTTTTTGCGCCGTATATAGCCATCATCTGTGCCAGTATCACCTGAATATAGAGCGCATCTAAGTAGTGGGATATAACGATCAGATCGCCCTCTGGTGGGAGCTTGTAGAGCTTATTGCCAAGATAAGCTCCAGAAAACGGCCCAAGCTGACCACTTGATACAAACTTTTTGAGCTTTTCAATGACAGCTTTGTAATGGTCAACGCTGGCGTTATACGGAGCTTTTGAAAATTGATGTGCAAGCTCACTTGCCTTAACAGGATCAGCCTTCAAAGCACCAGCAACATCTGCCCAATCAAGGGAATGCAGCGCATAGAAATGAACGATATGGTCGTGCATAAACTGTGTTGCGTTAATCATATTTCTAATCAGCCTTGCATTCGTGGGTGGCCTGATCTTTAATGCAACCTCAGCAGACATCGTATTTGCCTCATAGTGTGCCCAGGTGCAAACACCACAAATTCTTTGAACCAGCAATCCTGCATCCCTGATGTCTCTACCCTGCAGAATAGGCTCAATACCCCTCCAAAGCGTTCCAGAACTCCAGGAGTTAACAACCTTGCCATCCTTTATATCAACCTCAATTCTTAAATGACCTTCAATTCTTGTTATAGGATCTATGACCAAATGTTTCTTATCAGCCATTATTCACTCTCCTTTGTAGAGTTTTTTGTCGCCTTGCCTCTAATTATACTACCTGCAGCATGGATACCGATGGCTGCCGCTGTAGCCCCGGCAAGGAAACTACCAACCTCATCAGCTGTTGCCTCAACGCCCTTTCCACCAGGCACCCTTATAGTGCCTTCTGCTATAGGCTCCTCAAACGGTGCCATCTTATCCCAGAAGTTTGGCTCAGAGCATCCTATGCAACCATGACCGGCACCAATAGGCCAGTTTGTGCCCTGATTGAACCTGTAGCGCGAGCAGTTGTTGTATGTTAAAGGACCTTTGCAACCCATCTTATACAGGCACCAGCCTTTCTTTGCGCCTTCATCGCCCCACTCCTCAACAAACTCACCGGCATCAAAGTGAGCCCTTCTTTCGCAATAGTCGTGGATTCTTGAGCCGTATGCCCAAAGAGGCCTATACAACAAATCAAGCGGAGGAATCTTATCAAACAAAAGTATATGCAAAAGCGTTCCCACCATATTTATGCTATTTGGAGGACAGCCCGGTACATTAACAATCTCGATACCCAATGCATCCCTTACACCCTTTGCCCCTGTTGGATTTGGATATGCTGCCTGAACGCCACCAAATGATGAACATGTACCAAATGCCAATACCACCTTTGCATCCTTTGTAACCCTTCTTGCCCTTTCAAGACCCGTTTCACCTTTTGAGCCAACCCTTAAATAGATGCCGCCATCCTTTGTCGGTATGGCACCTTCAATAATGCATATATACCTGCCTTTATATCGCTGCATAGCCTCATCAAGGTGTTTTTCCACCCTTTCGCCTGAGGCCATCATCAATGTATCATGATAGGTTAACGATACCTGATCAAAAATCAATGTTGCTATGTCGGGGTTCTGGGTTCTTAAGAAAGATTCAGAGCAGCCAGTGCATTCTGCCATATGCAGCCAGATAATCGGGGTTCTCTCTTTAATAGCGGCTGCTTTTGCCACCCGAGACTCAAAAGCTGGCGGCAACATCAACGCCGCAGTCACAAACGAAGCCCATTTTAAAAAATCCCTTCTTGTAAAACCGTTCTCTTTAAGTCTTTCGTTAAACTCCTCCTCCCTTTCCTTACTATAGAGGTCGTTTAACCTTTCGTCCACCTCATCGATGATTGAGTTGTAGTAATCAAATAGATCCTTGGAATTTTTCAAAACCCACCTCCCTGATTAAAAAGGAAAAAATAATTTAACATTTAAACACCCCCGCACACCTAAAGTTTTATATAATTTAGACATCTAACTATCTACCAGATTTTCAATATAATGTCAAGAAAAATTCATTTTATAGAACAGACATTTTTGTTGTATTTAATACTAAATTATGCACAATAATAGCATGAGAAAGGGATTTACAACGGGTAGTTATCTGACAGCAACTGCCCTTGGAAGTCTCATTTATAAAAAATTTAATAGAAAACCCAGGGCAGTTAATATCATTTTACCCAAAGGAGAGATAGCAAATATACCTATATATTTTGATGGAGAGATCTGTTTTTCAATAAAGGATGCAGGAGATGACCCGGATATAACAAACAGGATACGCATAGAGTGCAACTCAAAACTTAAAAAAGGTAGCGGCAAAATAAATATAATAGTCAAAAGAGGTATTGGAATTGTTACAAAAAAAGGATTACAGGTAGAAGTTGGTCAACCAGCCATAAATCCTACGCCAAAAAAGATGCTTATTAAAAACCTAAAACACTATCTTTCATACAACGAGGATTTAGATATTGAGATATCTGTGCCAGAGGGCGAAAAGATAGCAAAAAAAACATTCAATCCTCGCCTGGGCATAGTTGGTGGTATATCAATTCTTGGCAGTAGCGGTATAGTGGAGCCTATGAGTTTAACAGCATTGATAAACTCTATATATTGCGAGATAGATGTTGTTTTAAATGAATCTAACTACTTCTTTATCGTTGCGGGCAAAATAGGAGAGAGGTTTGTAAAAAAATATTACAACTACCCAACAATAATGGTTAGTAATTATTTTAAAGAGGCTTTTGATTACCTAAAAAGAAAGGGTGTAAGAAAATTTTCTCTTGCAGGGCATCCAGGCAAATTAGCCAAGATTGCAATGGGATACTACAATACCCATTCAAAACAATCTCCATCACCAATTCCGTTTATAAAAAAACTACTAAACCTAAAAGGTGAGTTTAACACTACAGAAGAGATAGCTCTATCAGAAAACCTTGATAAAGTAGCTGTGGCAATAAAAAATAGGGTGTTTGACGATTATGGGTTTGATTTAGATGTTATACTATTCGACATGAAAGGGAATATCGTTGGAAAATCCTAAAAACATCTGGATTATCTCTGCTGGCATAGGCACAAAAGAATACCTGACAGTAAAAGCCATAAAAACAGCCCACAAAATGGATATACTTGTGGGTTTTGGAAGACTCAACCTATTCGACCACAAAAACTTTATAGCATTAAGTGGCGATTATAAATCGCAGCTTTTGAAGATACTTGAAAAAAAGGATAAAAAAATCGGTGTCGTTGTGTCGGGTGATGCAGGCTTTTTTTCTTTAGCAAACTTTATCTACAAAAATTTCAAAGATAGAATTGCAGAGGTTGTAGCGGGCGTTTCGTCATTTCAGGTTGCCTTTGCAAAGTTAAAGGAAACCTATGAAGATGCCGCTTTTTTTTCGTTTCACCATTCAAAACAAACAATAGATACAAACCATAAAAAAATCGTAATTCTATGCGGTAAATACTCACCATCTGAGGTTTTAGAAACAATAGGAGAAAAATTAAAAGACTTTCAGATAAGTATCTGTTATAATTTAGGATATGAAAACGAAACGATTACAGATAAGCCAATCGATGATAAAAACGGTTTGTATATCGTTATTTTGATAAGAAAAAATGGCTAAGGTTTATTTTATAGGTGCTGGGGCAGGCGATAAAGACCTTTTAACAATCAAAGGACTGAAGGCTTTAAAACGCTGCGATGTTGTGATATACGCAGGCAGCCTCATAAACAAAGATATATTAACATACGCCAAAAAGGACGCAGAAATATACGATTCAAAATCCATGACATTAACAGAAATTATTAAAGTAATAGAAGAGGCCATCAAAGAAAACAAAAATGTTGCAAGGATGCATACAGGCGATCCTTCGTTATATGGGGCAATTTTAGAGCAAACCGAAGAACTTAAGAAAAAAAATATAGAGTTTGAAATTATTCCCGGTGTCACCGCCCTTTTTGCTGCAGCTGCAAAATTAAATATATCTTTAACGGCCCCTAACTCTTCACAAACCATCACTATAAGCAGAATAGAAGGCAAGACAAAACTACCGGATAATGAAAAACTAACAAAGCTCCTATGCCACGGTGGAACATTCTGTTTCTATCTATCTGCTGATAAAATTCACTCAATAGTTGAGGAATTTCTAAAAGCTGGCTATAAGGAGGATACACCCATAGCGGTTTGTTATAAGGTTAGCTGGCCTGATGAAAAGATTATTAAAGGCACGCTAAAAGACATTATCCACAAAACAGCCGAGATAAAAAAACATGCAGTTGTCATTGTTGGTGATGTTCTAAATATGAAACCAAAAGAATACTCAAAACTCTACGATGAGAAATTTTCACACACTTTTAGATAACCTCTGCTGCATAGCAATCACAAACAACGGCATCAAGATAGCAAACATGATAAACAAAAAAACAGGATGCGATATTTTTGCACTCAAAAAACTCAACTGCAACAGTTGCAAAAGCTTTGACAGCCTCAAAGAGATTTTTAAATTTTGTTTTGACAAGTATCAAGGGATAGTTGCAATAATGTCCCTTGGCATAGTAATAAGGATGATAGGTAATCTAATCAGGTCAAAATATACAGATCCAGCCGTTGTTGTTATTGATGATGCTGCCCGTTTCTGCATAAGCAGTTTAAGTGGTCATGAAGGAGGGGCAAACAGATTATCACACTACCTTGCTTCTATCATCGGTTGTCAGGCTGTTATAACAACAGCTACAGAAACAAACAAACGATATGTTATGGGCATAGGCACAAGGAAAAATATAGATAAGGAGATTGTCAAAAAAGCAATCATTGAAACTTTAAATAATATTGGCTTAACAACATCAAACATTAGAGTTGTTGCAAGCTGCTGGCTAAAACAAAACGAACAGGGGCTTGTGGATGCTGCAAAAGAACTCAAATTAGAAACTGTATTTCTACCCAAACAGCTTTATAAGAATGAACTTTACTGCTTCAAAGAGTCTGCTGCAATTAAGCATATAGGAATCAAAAATGTTGCAGAAGCTTCAGCCTTATTAGCCTCAACAAACCCTCGATTAATTCTACCAAAAACAGATATAAACGGCGTTAGTATTGCAATTGTAGAGGAACAGCTGTTATGAGCGCAAAGATTTTTGTTATAGGAATTGGACCATGCAGGGAAAATTATTTAACTTTTGAAGCTACAGAAGCCTTAAAAAAATCACGGGTAATTTGTGGTTATAAAAAATATATTGAACGCATAAAGCCCTTCGCAAAAAATAAAATAATCTATCAAAACTCTATGGGCGGTGAGGTTGAGCGTGTTAAAAAAGCCATTGAGTTTGCCAAAAACGGTTTAACAACAGCTATTATAAGTTCAGGTGATGCATCGTTATACGGCATGGCATCTCTTGCCTTACAGTTAAATAACAACATAGACATAGACATTATTCCGGGTTTAACGGCAGCCTTTGCAGCATCTGCAAGAATTGGTGCTATTATCAGTGAAGATACAGTAATTCTTTCTCTATCCGATATCCTTACACCCTGGGAATTAATCAAAAAACGGATCGATGCGATAAATATGGGTGATTTTGTCTGCGCCATATACAACCCAAAAAGCAAAAAAAGAACCACACAACTACCTTACACCCTTAATGAGTTTTTTGCAAAACGGGGTAATCTTTTATGTGGATGCGTAAAAAACTGCATGTGCGAAAATGAAGAGATAAAAATTTCAACAATCATGGATTTTGATTACGAATTTGTTGATATGTCAACTGTCGTAGTAGTTGGCAATACAAAAACCTACCTTAAAAACAACAAATTAATAACACCAAGAGGCTATAAACTTTAGTTAATCTTTTTTATCAAACAGATATGCAAACATCGGCACATAGACGAGCGTTAAAAATGTGCCAACAAGCAAACCACCGATTGCAACATCAGCCAAAGGAGATAATCTTTCAAGCCCCACAGCCTTTTCAAGTGCAATTGGAATCATGCCTGCAATTGTGCCAAATGCTGTCATCATTACAGGTCTGAATCTCACCCTTATACTTTCTAAAGCACTCTCAAACGGCGATTCCTTTTTTCTATACTCTTTATAAAAGTCAACGAGCAAGACAGAGTTTTTAATAATAATACCAAACAGAAGCAGAATACCCATAAGTGATGGCATACAGGATGGTTTGTTTAAAATCAGCATACCCCAGGATGCACCGATCATGGCAAGCGGAAGAACAACGATCATAACTATAGCAAGCTTAAATGAGCGATAAACAGCTGTTAATACACTAATCAACAAAATAACACCGATCAAAATGGCCTTTATCATCCGCTTAAAGCTATCGTTAAGCTGCACAATACTTCCAGCCTGTTTAACCACAAATCCTTTGAGATCAAGTTTTTTTAGTAGTTGCTGGCTTTCTGAAGTAATAATACTGATAGGCTTTTTATTTCTAAAGGCATCCACCTCATCTGCATACATAAGATCGTATCTTACAATTTTTGCAGGTGCAAACTGTTTTTCAAAATGCGCAACACTTTTAAGAGGTATATAGTAGCCGTAGGGTGTTTTTATCGGCAGAAGCTTTATGTAATTTAGATTTTCGTTATATTTACCCCTTAGATAAATCCTTATCGGTTGAACATTCATTGAAGACAGATCGCCGCTAATAGATGCAATTCTACCG contains:
- the cbiE gene encoding precorrin-6y C5,15-methyltransferase (decarboxylating) subunit CbiE, with amino-acid sequence MENPKNIWIISAGIGTKEYLTVKAIKTAHKMDILVGFGRLNLFDHKNFIALSGDYKSQLLKILEKKDKKIGVVVSGDAGFFSLANFIYKNFKDRIAEVVAGVSSFQVAFAKLKETYEDAAFFSFHHSKQTIDTNHKKIVILCGKYSPSEVLETIGEKLKDFQISICYNLGYENETITDKPIDDKNGLYIVILIRKNG
- a CDS encoding hydrogenase small subunit; amino-acid sequence: MKNSKDLFDYYNSIIDEVDERLNDLYSKEREEEFNERLKENGFTRRDFLKWASFVTAALMLPPAFESRVAKAAAIKERTPIIWLHMAECTGCSESFLRTQNPDIATLIFDQVSLTYHDTLMMASGERVEKHLDEAMQRYKGRYICIIEGAIPTKDGGIYLRVGSKGETGLERARRVTKDAKVVLAFGTCSSFGGVQAAYPNPTGAKGVRDALGIEIVNVPGCPPNSINMVGTLLHILLFDKIPPLDLLYRPLWAYGSRIHDYCERRAHFDAGEFVEEWGDEGAKKGWCLYKMGCKGPLTYNNCSRYRFNQGTNWPIGAGHGCIGCSEPNFWDKMAPFEEPIAEGTIRVPGGKGVEATADEVGSFLAGATAAAIGIHAAGSIIRGKATKNSTKESE
- a CDS encoding cobalamin biosynthesis protein; this translates as MRNFHTLLDNLCCIAITNNGIKIANMINKKTGCDIFALKKLNCNSCKSFDSLKEIFKFCFDKYQGIVAIMSLGIVIRMIGNLIRSKYTDPAVVVIDDAARFCISSLSGHEGGANRLSHYLASIIGCQAVITTATETNKRYVMGIGTRKNIDKEIVKKAIIETLNNIGLTTSNIRVVASCWLKQNEQGLVDAAKELKLETVFLPKQLYKNELYCFKESAAIKHIGIKNVAEASALLASTNPRLILPKTDINGVSIAIVEEQLL
- the cbiD gene encoding cobalt-precorrin-5B (C(1))-methyltransferase CbiD encodes the protein MRKGFTTGSYLTATALGSLIYKKFNRKPRAVNIILPKGEIANIPIYFDGEICFSIKDAGDDPDITNRIRIECNSKLKKGSGKINIIVKRGIGIVTKKGLQVEVGQPAINPTPKKMLIKNLKHYLSYNEDLDIEISVPEGEKIAKKTFNPRLGIVGGISILGSSGIVEPMSLTALINSIYCEIDVVLNESNYFFIVAGKIGERFVKKYYNYPTIMVSNYFKEAFDYLKRKGVRKFSLAGHPGKLAKIAMGYYNTHSKQSPSPIPFIKKLLNLKGEFNTTEEIALSENLDKVAVAIKNRVFDDYGFDLDVILFDMKGNIVGKS
- the cobJ gene encoding precorrin-3B C(17)-methyltransferase, with translation MSAKIFVIGIGPCRENYLTFEATEALKKSRVICGYKKYIERIKPFAKNKIIYQNSMGGEVERVKKAIEFAKNGLTTAIISSGDASLYGMASLALQLNNNIDIDIIPGLTAAFAASARIGAIISEDTVILSLSDILTPWELIKKRIDAINMGDFVCAIYNPKSKKRTTQLPYTLNEFFAKRGNLLCGCVKNCMCENEEIKISTIMDFDYEFVDMSTVVVVGNTKTYLKNNKLITPRGYKL
- a CDS encoding nickel-dependent hydrogenase large subunit; the encoded protein is MADKKHLVIDPITRIEGHLRIEVDIKDGKVVNSWSSGTLWRGIEPILQGRDIRDAGLLVQRICGVCTWAHYEANTMSAEVALKIRPPTNARLIRNMINATQFMHDHIVHFYALHSLDWADVAGALKADPVKASELAHQFSKAPYNASVDHYKAVIEKLKKFVSSGQLGPFSGAYLGNKLYKLPPEGDLIVISHYLDALYIQVILAQMMAIYGAKNPHPQSLVVGGITSVMDMLDARRLGEYTSKLDKVGEFIQHAYLADIDLITHFYKDEFVEGWGCGSYNFLSYGGFPETNDWEAEYRYLPQGVIFNRDLTTVEKVDEKFITESIAHSWYKGPDKGLYPGDEQTVPEYTGLNSDGTVKGEGKYSWVKAPRYKGKMMEVGPLSRQLVGYALNHNNMREMLQIYLNKHNANINQMFSTVGRTAARALETAYIWAGAYRWVDDLVKNLKQGDERTWTRFEYPEKETNTAVALYEAPRGSLAHFVRIKGKNVTHYQVVVPSTWNASPRDEKGQRGAYEESLINLPVPDPEEPLEVLRTIHSFDPCLACAVHLVDVDSGKVRKFKVEV
- the cobM gene encoding precorrin-4 C(11)-methyltransferase; translated protein: MAKVYFIGAGAGDKDLLTIKGLKALKRCDVVIYAGSLINKDILTYAKKDAEIYDSKSMTLTEIIKVIEEAIKENKNVARMHTGDPSLYGAILEQTEELKKKNIEFEIIPGVTALFAAAAKLNISLTAPNSSQTITISRIEGKTKLPDNEKLTKLLCHGGTFCFYLSADKIHSIVEEFLKAGYKEDTPIAVCYKVSWPDEKIIKGTLKDIIHKTAEIKKHAVVIVGDVLNMKPKEYSKLYDEKFSHTFR